A section of the Piliocolobus tephrosceles isolate RC106 chromosome 14, ASM277652v3, whole genome shotgun sequence genome encodes:
- the LOC113225339 gene encoding uncharacterized protein LOC113225339, whose product MPTAPEEEAQGRASMAASGTLGSWPAGTFHPGACVSHWPSTPRKHTTSGKDSPDLRFSKHDVPQEFWAGGLVAVLEMAPSPSPWGTQEGPARMCSLWVVGWCPCRGVGVRDLVPVHAGVWCKHVCAVQRDACGESRTRVPRRRGGAVTSVLCLFLIKTFPLFSYKFASCKQVHKDPPLVKSGFE is encoded by the exons ATGCCCACAGCTCCAGAGGAGGAAGCCCAGGGACGGGCCTCCATG GCTGCGTCGGGCACGCTTGGAAGCTGGCCTGCCGGGACCTTCCACCCTGGGGCCTGTGTCAGCCACTGGCCCTCCACACCCCGGAAGCATACGACCTCTGGGAAAGACAGCCCTGACCTTCGGTTTTCCAAGCACGATGTTCCCCAAGAATTCTGGGCTGGCGGCCTGGTGGCAGTGCTGGAGatggcccccagcccctccccgtGGGGTACCCAGGAGGGTCCTGCCAGAATGTGCAGCCTGTGGGTAGTTGGCTGGTGTCCCTGTCGTGGAGTCGGGGTGCGTGACCTGGTGCCTGTGCACGCGGGTGTGTGGTGTAAACATGTATGTGCTGTACAGAGAGATGCGTGTGGAGAGAGCCGCACGCGAGTGCCACGCAGGAGAGGCGGAGCGGTTACcagtgttttgtgtttatttttaatcaagaCATTTCCCCTGTTTTCCTATAAATTTGCTTCGTGTAAGCAAGTACATAAGGACCCTCCTTTGGTGAAATCCGGGTTCGAATGA
- the LOC111523996 gene encoding photoreceptor-specific nuclear receptor-like: protein MGFVRVWVLLGAAVTAPIRVMGLGLKDSRGLHCLSQFPWRLEGSRFLTLYRWGNRVSGGQIIDPRSRGWQVAEPSLDPEQPGLAMDSTVIPLPPDSGRAGGAVSSGVPHTTCSAHGGAAWQTPHKPGSWGQVPATHQGEGCDLWPLLLSDSKGLSNPAEVEALREKVYASLEAYCKHKYPEQPGRFAKLLLRLPALRSIGLKCLEHLFFFKLIGDTPIDTFLMEMLEAPHQMT, encoded by the exons ATGGGTTTCGTCAGGGTCTGGGTGCTCCTGGGGGCAGCAGTGACGGCTCCCATCCGTGTCATGGGGCTGGGACTCAAGGATAGCAGAGGCCTCCATTGTCTCTCCCAGTTCCCATGGCGGCTGGAAGGCAGCAGATTCCTGACACTTTATCGATGGGGAAACCGAGTCTCTGGAGGTCAAATAATTGACCCAAGGTCACGTGGCTGGCAAGTGGCAGAGCCGAGCTTGGACccagagcagcctggcctggCCATGGATTCCACAGTCATCCCCCTGCCACCAGACTCTGGGAGAGCGGGCGGGGCCGTGTCCAGCGGCGTCCCTCACACCACCTGCTCTGCCCATGGTGGGGCCGCTTGGCAGACCCCACACAAGCCTGGGTCCtgggggcaggtgcctgcaaCACACCAAGGTGAGGGTTGTGACCTGTGGCCTCTTCTCCTTTCAGACTCCAAGGGGCTCTCGAACCCGGCCGAGGTGGAGGCACTGAGGGAGAAGGTCTATGCGTCCCTGGAGGCCTACTGCAAGCACAAGTACCCAGAGCAGCCGGGAAG GTTCGCCAAGCTGTTGCTCCGCCTGCCGGCTCTGCGCTCCATCGGGCTCAAGTGCCTGGAACATCTCTTCTTCTTCAAGCTCATTGGGGACACGCCCATTGACACCTTCCTCATGGAGATGCTGGAGGCGCCACACCAAATGACTTAG